A part of Liolophura sinensis isolate JHLJ2023 chromosome 1, CUHK_Ljap_v2, whole genome shotgun sequence genomic DNA contains:
- the LOC135466033 gene encoding uncharacterized protein FLJ40521-like, translating to MVSSGTIEGNRLVSSGTLQDNRLVSSGTPQDSRLVSSGTPQDNRLVSSRTPQDDRLVSSGTPQDDNRLVRSATPQDNRLVSSGTPQDNRLVRSGTPQDNRLVSSGTPQDNRLVRSETPQDNRLVSSGTLQDSRLVSSGTPQDNRLVSSGTPQDSRLVKSGTPQDNRLVSSGTLQDSRLVRSGTPQDNRLVSSGTPQDSRLVNLGALEDNRLVSSGTPQDNRLVRSGIPQDNRLVSSGTDLAIINLECLFVVDKWYTNFRPDT from the coding sequence ATGGTCAGCTCAGGAACCATAGAGGGCAATAGACTGGTCAGCTCAGGAACCCTACAGGATAATAGACTGGTCAGCTCAGGAACCCCACAGGATAGTAGACTGGTCAGCTCAGGAACCCCACAGGATAATAGACTGGTAAGCTCCAGAACCCCACAGGATGATAGACTGGTCAGCTCAGGAACCCCACAGGATGATAATAGACTGGTCAGGTCAGCAACCCCACAGGATAATAGACTGGTCAGCTCAGGAACGCCACAGGATAATAGATTGGTCAGGTCAGGAACACCACAGGATAATAGACTGGTCAGCTCAGGAACCCCACAGGATAATAGACTGGTCAGGTCAGAAACCCCACAAGATAATAGACTGGTCAGCTCAGGAACCCTACAGGATAGTAGACTGGTCAGCTCAGGAACCCCACAGGATAATAGACTGGTAAGCTCAGGAACCCCACAGGATAGTAGACTGGTCAAATCAGGAACCCCACAGGATAATAGACTAGTCAGCTCAGGAACCCTACAGGATAGTAGACTGGTCAGGTCAGGAACCCCACAGGATAATAGACTGGTCAGCTCAGGAACCCCACAGGATAGTAGACTGGTCAACTTAGGAGCCCTAGAGGATAATAGACTGGTAAGCTCAGGAACCCCACAGGATAATAGACTGGTCAGGTCAGGAATCCCACAGGATAATAGACTGGTCAGCTCGGGAactgatcttgcgattatcaacttggaaTGCCTCTTCGTGGTTGATAAATGGTATACTAATTTCAGACCTGATACTTAA